The Pseudomonadota bacterium genomic interval TGCCACCATGACAGGCGGCGTCAACGGCCTGTTGCATCCGCCCACAGCCAGCACCGCAATGAGCATCATGCAGCAGTGGCTGTCCCTGCCTCCAGCTCGCTGGCTCGAACCGACCTCTCGCACGCCAAGCTTCCTCTCGCAAGAAGCAGGAACATAGCGCACGCGGCGCTAGCGCGACAACTGCGTTTCAGTCTTAGATACGAAAAACGTTCTTGTATATGATTTCTCGGTCGTGCCAAGCTCCCCGGCGGCTGGTCACCGGCCGAGAGTCCCAGCGGGACGCCTCCTAAGGCCCCTTCGCACGAAACCAATCCCAACGAGCGCTCGTACACGTGCCAAGGACGCCGACTTGGCCCGGCTCCGTCCATGCGCAGTCTTGGTGCCTGAGCGTACCCTTGGTCACGGTCCGGCCACTCGGAGGCCACGGTGTCCAGCCCGCATGGTCTTCGTCGCTGAAATCGTAGCGCAGGCCCCTGGTGAGCTCCGTTTCGCAGCCGTTTTGTGGCTCGCCATCGCAGTTGCCCCAGCGAGCGTCGCATGAGGCGATCTCGCATCTTCCCGCAACGCAGCTCGCCGTGGCGTTCGGCAACGAGCAAGTCGTGACGCACGCGCCGGGCTGGGCGCTGCCGGGCGCACTGTTGCTTCGTCCACGGTTCGGCAGCGCTGCCACCAGCGGGGACGACTGCGCGCGCTTCGCTGCATCGCGGGAGGCTCCAGACCGAGAAGGAGGGCTTGTTGCCGTTGCCACCCAGGCGATCCTGGGCGTGGGCTCATCGCTGACCGCGAACCCAGCCCATTGCGCCCAGCTATCGTGGGCCCGTACGCCAAACAGGCCCGGGCCGCGCCACCCGCAGTCGCTGGCATCGATCGTGAGCACGTCATCCAGGTAGACTTTGTGGGAGCAGCCCGATGCGACCACCTTGAGCGTGTACCACCGGCCCAGAACGATGGGCATGTCGACTTCCTGGATAACGGTGAAGCCGGGACCCATGCGTCCCAGCATCACCACGTTGGCCTGAGTGGAAATGGCCGCGTAGTAGCCATCAAAACCATCGTTGGTCGAGCTTGGGTTCTTCACGCGGTAGATCAGGCCCGCATCCGAGCTTCTCGGCAGACCGTCTTCAACGATACGAATTCGTGCCTCGGCTGCCAGATCCATCAAGCCGCCGCCGCGAACCGTGGCCTTGCGCCCCGTCCCGCGTGTTGCCTCGAGCCGGTTGCCCGAGATCTTCCAGATACCCTCCCAGGCGATCCAGTCCTTGGGCTCGACTTTGGTAAGACCCTCGCGTAGCTCCGTCTCGAGATCACGCTCGGTTCCCGGCCCTTCCGCCTCGCTCCCCACGGTTGCAGGCGCCGCCGCGGTCTGGTCCGGTTTCTTCGGATTATCGGCGACCGGATCGTTACGGTCCGCGGACGCGGCAGCTCTTTGGCCAGATTCACGGGTCGTGTTGCCGGTCTCCGGCGCGACCCCCCGCCCCATGTTGTCCCAGATGAATCCGAGGACCGCAGCGGCCGCCATAGGGCCAATTAGGTGCTTCCACAAACGCTCCCGGCTCCCAGCCCCAGAAGCAGGTGCAGCTCGCTTCTTGCGTATGGCTTCGAGAGGAAAGGGCGCCACGGCCCCGGATGCTCCCCGGAGGGTCTTGGTACGCGGCTCGTCGAAGTCGGATGCCGCCCGCCCCCTCTGCACTGTCAGTCGAGCGGCCGCAATGAACCGCTGCTCGGTCTCGGAGTCAGGGTCATAGGCGCACTCGGCCTCGAGCTGAGCAACGAACGCCTGGTAGCGACGCAGCAGCGCGCTGCAGCTCTGACACTTTGCCAGGTGCTCCTGGTAGCTGGCTGCTTCCTCGTGTTGACGGCCGGCTTGATCGTCGCTGCGGCAGGCAAGCCACTTCTGGATCGATTCGCAGCGAATGGTCATGAGGTAGCGGTTCCCTTCATACGCACTGCGCTGGGAATGCTCCTGCGACGCGCGAGTTCGAGGTTGGCACCATCCAAGCGCTGCAGGACTGCAAGAACGCGCTGCCGGGCACGCAGGTGGCGCGTACGCACCGTCGCCGGCTGCGTTTCCAACACGGCCGCCGTCTCGGCGACGCTGAGACCCACCAGCTCACGCAGAATCCACACTTCTCGGAAGGGCGTTCGCAGGTCCAACAATACGCTCTGCACCTGCGTTAGTTGGACGCGCGCAAGTGCCTGACCCTCCGGGCTCCTCGCGTCGTCTCGCAGGGTCTCGGCATAGGCACGCACGAAGCGGGCCCTGCGGCGGTTGCTGCGAGCATTGTGTTGGGCCACACGAAGTGCGATTCGATGAAGCCAGGTCCGTATGCTTGCATCGCCGCGAAAGCGATCCAGGGAGGTGAGGAATTCAAGAAAAACCTTCTGCACCAAGTCGTCGATTTCGCTGGAATGGGGCACCATGCTCTTGAGAAAGACGCCGACGTCCCGCCCATAGGCTCGGTAGAGGGCCAACCAGGCTTGCTCACCGCCCTTACGGCACCCCTCCAGGAGATTTTCCTCTTCCAGCGTCAGAGCCACCGAGCCTGCTCTTCCGCGGCTGCCCCCGGAGCCTTTGCCGGCCGCAGCTGTTCTCCCGTTCGTGTCGTCCACTTCTATTGGAAACCTCTTGAGGTGTCTCGTCAACGGGCTAGGCCCGTCGAGGCAGACAAACCACTTGATATCATGGCCGCTCGGGCGGCACTATACCCGGAAAGATGGGCCGATCCTGGGACCCGTGGACGAGCCTGTACCGCTGCAGCTGCACGGACTGTCTGCATATTAGCGGGCGCCGCCAAAAGGTGCCGGTTACGGGCCAGGGGTCTGGTACCAGAAGGTCGCGACCGAATAGTCTCGCGGACCTCCCTGCCAGCCCCAGATCTCCATGTCGACCTTCAGGGACCGCTCGAACGGAATGCCATCTAGGGCGCGGGTGCGGCTGTTTACGGTCGTGCCCACAGCGTGGTTCGCACCGGCCAGTGGCTGACTGATGAACGGCTGGCTATAGGTTTCCGCATGGCCCCAGGCGTACCCGTAGTAGTCCTCGGTGCCGGTCCCGAAATGGGAAGGGAAGGCTTCCCCGTCGACGAAGATCTTCTCATCCCCTTCGCCCCACCACGCAGCGACGGTACTGGTCACCTCGAGCGCGTCGCCTACGTAGACACCCCGGCCCGTGATGGTAACGTAGTTCCAATCCTGGCCTTGCGCGTTGAATCTGGGGACGCGCAGCTGTTCCCGATACGCGGCATGAAAGTGCATGGAATCCGGGGTCCAGTTCCAGGCGCCCGTTTCGACCTCGAGGAAGACCTGAACCGGTTGATTCCCGCTGTTGACCACACGTACGTTCGCGTTCAGCTGGTAGGGCATGGTCCAGTACACGGTCATCTGCCCGGTCGCGGGATCGACAGTTCGGTACCACTCGTGCAGGGGCGCGAAGCGCTTGCTTCCGGTGCCGAAGAAAAGCCCTACTGGAACCCG includes:
- a CDS encoding sigma-70 family RNA polymerase sigma factor; amino-acid sequence: MALTLEEENLLEGCRKGGEQAWLALYRAYGRDVGVFLKSMVPHSSEIDDLVQKVFLEFLTSLDRFRGDASIRTWLHRIALRVAQHNARSNRRRARFVRAYAETLRDDARSPEGQALARVQLTQVQSVLLDLRTPFREVWILRELVGLSVAETAAVLETQPATVRTRHLRARQRVLAVLQRLDGANLELARRRSIPSAVRMKGTATS